The window TCCCACCCCCCAACATTTTCAGGTACCcttccttctcttctcttctcttctcgtCTCTTCTCCTCTCTTCTATTTCCCACAAAACTCCGCGTCCCTCCGCCGCATCGAAACCCAAAAGTCTCCTCCTTTTTCCCCCTTTTTATTCCCCCAAGAAATCCTAACCATGGATTCCACCAGCTTCTGCAACCAGCAATCGCCGTCGTCGGATCGGCTGCTCGGCCTCTTCTCCTTCTCTCCGCCCTCATCCGCCGCTGCCGGCGAGGAGCTCAACGAGGCCGAGGTCTTCTGGACCAACGACTTCACCGAGCCCACCGCCGACACCCCAAACCCCCGACTCAATCTTACTCGTCGCGTCAACTCCGGAATACTCGCGGTCCTCCCGGAACCGGGTCAATCGGCACAAGTCTTGTACCGGAAGCCGACAATTTCGTCATCGTCGAAGCCCATCCCTTCAATTCCGAGACTTTCGCCGTCCCAATTACAGTCCCAGTCGGTGCCTAATTCGAGGAAGATCCAGAGCTCGGCCCCGATGATGGTGCCGGTCCTGTCCCGGGCGGTGGAGAAGCACAGCAGAAACGATGATCTGGCGGATGTGGTGGACGACGACGACGGGGGAGACGACGAGATGCTGCCGCCGCACGAGCTCGTGGCGAGGGGGTCGGGGGTTTCGGATAGGACGACGTTCTCGGTGCTGGAAGGCGTGGGGAGGACGCTGAAAGGTAGGGATTTGCGTCAGGTTAGGAATGCGATTTGGCGCAAGACTGGGTTTCTTGATTGATGATCAACAATTCTACAGAAATCTCTAGTATTTTTTGGTAATTTCGATTTTCTGCTTTTGGTTGATCAAGAATTGTGGTGCTTTTTTAATGCCAAGATTAATTgggggagttttttttttatataataccCAATTGTTATTTTTGATTCTGGGTAATTAGGTCAAGTTCTATATTTTGATTTTGCTATTGCTTATGTTTCTGGTAATTCCATAAGATGAAATCGGATTACGGATTATGGAGAATGACTTGTATGAAACGGATAAACGGATTACGGATTATACTAGAATGACTTATATGAAACGGATTACGGATTATACTAGAATGACTTATATGAAACGGTTTTCTCCTCTTTTCACACATCTAATTGAATCATCACTCTTGCCAACCCCACTTCCAAACTAAATTGCAAGATAGTAAATTTGATTCTACTAACTACATTATAAATTAAACTTCTTAATCCAACCatagaaaccctaaaatctcAAAATTGCAAACAATTAAGCAAAAGAAGTCACAAACAAGTGGGGTTATGCTAATTTAGTGAACTAAACTCAGCAATTaacaagatatatatatatatatatagtgaaaaAAGGTTCACATCTAATTGAATCATCACTCTTGCCAAATCCCACTTCTAACTCAAACCaattcatgaaaaaaaattgcaaaaaaaacctaataaggattaaaatttaaaatgttacCCACCCAAGAGCGAAACATTTACATATTTAGCAGTTTAACCAGTGAGCCAGAAGCTCCCCAATTGACTGAAACACCCAGAATCAAACAGCATGGAAGTTATCTGCCTTAGGGTTTCaagaaaaatgagatggaaAACAGAGCAATGCCTCAGAAAACCCAGGTGGGAGGAGTGGAGGGTTTCATAAGGAAAACCCTAAAGACACCCTCCCCAATGGAGTTTTTTACTATTGCGCAGCGCTGTCTCAAATGTTTTACAAGAACAAACAAAAATTGCAGAACAAGTATTTCAATTTACAAGTTACAGAATTTGAATGGAAGAAAACCGTAATGGCTGAAGAGGCGAGGAGGCCGGTGAAGTGCAGAAGTTGGAATATACAGCAGGGGATGCAGTTTTTGTAATGATGAATTTAGCCTTTGTTCATTTTTTCGTGTGTTGGTTAGGCTTTTTGGTAGCGAGTAGCAGAGACCCAAAGCCTTGAAATTTGCAAGAGGCCCAAAATATTATAGTTTCAACTTTCACCCATGACCTGGTTTAAGTTGCGAGTGTTGGGATGATGTTAGAACCAAACGCCATCAAACCCTTAATCATTTTTGTAACTGGATCCTCCTAGAGAAGTTCCTCGATTAGAAAtgtaagaaaaacaaaatttgggttctaaaagcacttaaagcgttttagcaccagttatgtgtttCTTGTAGGAAGCACTTTATTGTGGCAAAAAAATGTCACACACCAACCCAACCAAATTTCAAGGCCCAATTGTCATGCAAACCTTCATTCAAGCCCAAACACATGCCAAGGTGCAGATCGAGAAGGAAATATATTTTCAAACATGCCACGCCACGGTAATTAAGGCGGATATTTATACAAATCACGTCATGCTCATGCCTATTCATCATGCCAAGCTTCCTCATGCTAGTCATTATTCATGCCAAGCCCAAGTTACATGCTCGGGGCTTGTCAAGTGAATTGTGGTGTGGATGGTTACGGAAGGTTATTGGGCCTACGCGAAATCGGGGTTATAGAAGACTTTGGGCTGTTTGGGGACCCAAGGATTCAAGCCCATACCTTTTTCATTTCACACAGGCAAACATTGAGAGAGAACTAGCCTAGTTAACCTCTTTCCATAGTAAGCCAACCCTCTTAGTTAGGGCTAAACTAGATTCCTGCATTAAATGTATGCTAAACCTAGCAAGTCAGGCATTTAATGCCGACTTTCCCTTCCTAGCTTGCACAGACAACCAACGCGCGAAAACCATGAGGCGTGCTACTAGAAGTAGCGCCAGTGGAAAGTAGGCCTGGGAAAGCCGTGCCTCAGGAAGAAGCAGAATGCAAGTTTCAACATTGTAGCTACCTTACACCAATAGGGAAATAGTATGAGGGATAGGGAGAAAGGAAGGGGAAGACCAAGCCATAAAGGGAGATTCCTTTAAAGCCTAAAGAAGAACCCTTCATTTACAAAAGGAGGGCCACGCAACCTTAGCCATTCCCACAGTCTTCCATTAAGGATCCCAACCATTAAAAGCCTTGTTAACACTCTAGGAAGGCCTAAATCATCCAACCAAGAATGTCATGCAACCATGCAAACCCCTTCTCTCTCATGTTAAACTAATAGTCTTCTAGCTTTCACACCACGCTTTACTTGAGTaagtcattatcttgatcaattaTGCTATCTTCGAGTCGTTGATCAAACTGGGATATTTTCTAAGACAAGCTAACTTTTTTCGAGAGATTCCGAGACTTGGTATGAAACCGAACCAAGGGAGACAAGAGGATGTTCTCAAAGCCCGAGTCCACCTTGACCTAAATGTCCCCCAACACACTTCGAGTGCTTTTTCAGGATTAacacatttttactaaggataggtttaaaaaatatattcctaaaagcatttttaatcatttaaaagCATTTTCCAAACCAATCCAACCAAATTAGAGATGTTTAGGCCAAACAAGTGTAACATTTCATTTGAAGCCGGTGCCTACAAAATTATCATGCATGGCCCAAAGAATAATATGAATGTTAGCTCTTCATAATACGACTAAGAAGATTGTGAATTACGGTTTCctaattttatttctttccaACAAAAATCTTGGCAAAGTAAAGAGTCCAATTtttttactaatgtttttctcCAATCACATGATGCAGGAAGAATCATGCTTCCCTGAAAGAAGAGCGCAAATACTACTGAAATGTCAATCACAAACGAATACGTATCTGaataaatcaaagactatgattggagacttgtccatttgtgattgGATTTCAAGATTGAAGAATGGTTCCTACAGGAATAATCTCATGGAATAATATGAATGtcaacataaatatatattttgtggTCATCCTAATTGGAAATATTATTTCTTTGGTTGATTTAGAATAAGGGTAAATGTCCTCGAAAtttcataattaattaatcaaaaaaaaaaggtcaagaTTATGTTATTTACAGGTCAATCGTGCAATTAGGGACGGATCTATTCATGGGCTCGAGTGGTACTGGGACAACTTGGAAGTCCAAAGAAGCACATGTAAGGACCTGCGAAAACCACCTAACGGTATGGGCATGTGGTTGTGCAACATGGGTTTTGAACCAAGAAGAAAGATCCAATTTTAAATGAAGAGGAACACAGAGAAGACCATCATGACTCTGTTGTTCTTGGAACTTGGTTTCAACGAAGaaggactctctctctctctctctctctctctctctctccaatccCCACCTGACCAACTcccttattatatatatatatatatatttttggtctAATTAAGTTGTTTCACTTAGCATTTAATCAATAAAAGAATGATGCATTATTCAACTAATATTTTTTATACCATATGTTTGACAtcgtttatttttattaaatatattataaatttatacgatatttaaaaaatattttataaagTACTATCCGATTAGGACCATGAgattttaaaattctaaatctGCTACTACAACCAATTGAGTATTAATTCCTATCTGTGATAGGACCTAATGAGAGTCCCCACATCAATTTAGTCGGAACGCGTACGATGATCAATTTAGTAATAGTTTTGAAAAGACGGAagacaaaaaaataagaaagagaaGTTGGTGAAAGTACCTGGACGTGTTTCTAAAATTTGGATTAGACACTTTTAGAAACCACAGAAATTATATAATCTCTCTAACCTTTTCTTACGATTgagaatttaaattaaaattcaattaaataTTTGGACACGCAATTTAGTATTACGAtgtatttaatatttatttttatttataagtgaaaagttttaatttcgattCTCGTTAAtaacgaatttgaatcacattattattagtTCATTGTAAGATTTAGTCTACATTCTTCACCCTTTTAGtttaaataatatcatttaataaaaaaatacttaaaaacgtGTCAATTGGAATTATCTTAAGACGCGCCTGAGGCTTTTGATAGATTTGTAATGTGGCACCCAAATAGGAGATTACTAATTATGTTTGTGGTtgtcccttttttttgtttgaatttccATTCAGCCGCCGACTTAAGTTCTGGCCAAGTTCAGTGGCATTCCctcccttcttctttttgttttccctTCCTTTCTTCCTGCTACTGCAATCACTTTTGACCACATTTTGTTGTCTGTGTAGAGTTCCGGCATTCACACCGGCTCGGGATTTCGCACCATCTTTCTCTCAGTCTGCCTTTGGTGGCATTATTTCTTGTGGAAATCCCActgactttttttatttcttctaatTGGTGGCTGAGATCGGAGAGCGATTATTTGTTGGATTagggccggcccaggcccagtgcaggTTGGGCGACTGTCCACGGCCCAAAAAAATTGGGGCACCAAAGTTTTTAGAGTGGTATATTTAAATATGTTTACATAAGAGTATATGTCACAGCTCGTTCCGAAATAAATTATCGATGACGTGAATTAACTATTTTACCCTTGGATGTGAGTGTTGTGGTGGGTGTTATGCATGTAAATGGTAGTCCAAACTTgcatttttccttaatttttggaACAAATTGGAAATtagtttttgtggttttggttggtgacccacgtggaccactcacacacatacaaactcttcctccctcttctctcccgtgctctctctccctcggactcactctctctcctttctcccgTACAGACGAACAACAAATCTAGAAGAAAGTTTGCAGATCGAGGGTTTAAAGGATACCATCGTGTTCTTGAGGTTCATATGAGTTGAATGGTACCGTTTTAGGTAAGAACTctttcgaaaaccctagtttctctCGAACTTCGATTTAGTTACTATTCATGCAAACGTAAAATCACGTGTTTTTGgggatttcaagcttataggtagcttaaggaggtcctcacgaggctTGGAGTAGTTCGTTGGAACAAATTGGATGTTGGAGTATTGAGAACGACAAGTTTTAAGTTTGGCCAGACTATCGGGGATTTTTCCAACGAGATCCCGTGAGATTTAGGTCCTAAAACTGGTAAGGGTTTGTTCTACTTGTCTTaaacttcattttggtatataatTCGTGAAATTTGACTGAGAAATGGACGAGAAATGAAGGTTTGAAAAATTCCCAGTTTTTCGGCGACGGCAACGGTCGCCAGAGTTCTGAGGTAGGGgatgatggaatattcctaacggcgttGATTAGTTTAACGGATTCCGTTACtgtttaacagaatattcctaacggggttAAAGGATTATGTTAGGGTCCTTGCGCGAGGGTggtcgaaatttttttctaaaaatatgaagATGTTCGTGAgattgtgtagatcacgttggtatattcaaacaccccatttgagcattgtatgagaagttattagctagttttttCTATGTGCCtttaataacatttttatagttatttcgcatataggggagacttatcccgaggacgagcgcagtcaagagcgactcgggggctataacccttcgacataccagtgagtgggcttttggttttcagtatatacttatatacttgatattttccccaaaaaaatacgtttaaatgaaagtatgccttgaatgccatgcatataaatttatattttgtatatgaattagtatatgatgcataatatataattgtggtgctgtggacgctcaggtaagcataggtgagtttatgtattgtgaatgtgaatacttgttgtgattaattgagaagcatagagctcataaacttgcacccggtgttagtgattagccagagatatggcacatgcttGTATATAATGTCACATCCAGCACCATATGCttacattggatccaatttaggtacatagtcctgtcgtacagaccatcataggtggttccgactcgtaggtggttagcgatttatcgccaagctatcatgagagcgtagtatcaagcataattatattacaccccgtcttgtcgtacagacccctttttagtggttccgacttatgtgcagtatagtgccgtataggtcatggTAGTGACTCCGattagattgactaatgagctatgaattcagccgtacagacttatgcaggggttccggctaatatgttatttttccatgaaatcattctcacctgagttacttattctatttttatgttttggcatggcatacttatgaatatggttatgtgaagcatgatttgaattgagatatttatatatacatttatgcatatgtttatattctatttatgggaaaattatacatgttttacaacgaggggttagagcattttaatgatgaaatggttttgaaaaaaatatttgtttttgcccactcacgttttctgttttgcgcccctccaggttttagattggcttgctgttggtggcgtTTGAGGATTTCGGCTGTTCTGACAAATTATATACTTAGTAGAACATCTTCTGGTACTGTTTatttagtacttgtcctactggattggacctagactttctatactttgattaggagtatttacacttgtatctcactcctagcACTTATGGTTTATTAGTGCACTTTAgtagctttcggtttttatttattcgtataacTCTTATCTTTAtagcttccgcactgtgcacttggctacgtcaccctcacgtgacggacATCATGCCTCGATCTCGGTCAGGGTGCGtcattataaatattttaaatttggttaaatgacaaagaaatttaactaggATTGGTGGTTTTTCttgtttgaaattaataaggaggtcttgggttcaaaacaccatgtgtgtttatttactttccaatttttataaatttcttttcataagagtataaatttataaaatttgaccATAAGCAGtggtttatttttg is drawn from Malus domestica chromosome 14, GDT2T_hap1 and contains these coding sequences:
- the LOC103454070 gene encoding protein S40-7; this translates as MDSTSFCNQQSPSSDRLLGLFSFSPPSSAAAGEELNEAEVFWTNDFTEPTADTPNPRLNLTRRVNSGILAVLPEPGQSAQVLYRKPTISSSSKPIPSIPRLSPSQLQSQSVPNSRKIQSSAPMMVPVLSRAVEKHSRNDDLADVVDDDDGGDDEMLPPHELVARGSGVSDRTTFSVLEGVGRTLKGRDLRQVRNAIWRKTGFLD